The Plasmodium berghei ANKA genome assembly, chromosome: 12 genome contains a region encoding:
- a CDS encoding iron-sulfur assembly protein: MFINIFLFLFAATINISSSLRYAGFSSYIYTPNKYINNNVMDRKFIRRLNAVDESIKNNEHIIKLTDNAKNKIKQLVTEIEDKNLILKLCVENGGCKGLKYKLNPIKKEDIETDDYIQQFDELKFILSIDSTSVIYIYNNILDYSNDLINGGFKFINPNATKKCGCGKSFNV; encoded by the exons atgttcataaatatttttttgtttttatttgctgcaacaataaatatttccaGTAGCTTGAGATACGCTGGCTTTAGctcatacatatatactcctaacaaatatatcaataaCAATGTAATGGATAGGAAATTTATTAGAAGGCTTAATGCTGTTGATGAATCAATTAAAA acaatgagcatataataaaactaaCTGATAAtgctaaaaataaaataaaa CAATTAGTAACCGAGATCGAGGACAAAAACTTGATATTGAAATTGTGTGTAGAAAATGGGGGTTGTAAAGGGTTGAAGTACAAATTGAATCCAATAAAAAAg GAGGACATTGAGACTGATGACTACATTCAGCAATTCgatgaattaaaatttattttatcaatagATTCTACTAGCGTTATTTACATTTACAACAATATATTAGATTATAGTAATGATTTAATTAATGGTGGATTCAA aTTTATAAATCCAAATGCAACGAAAAAATGTGGTTGTGGAAAATCCTTTAATGTCTAA
- a CDS encoding pre-mRNA-splicing factor BUD31, putative produces the protein MPHIRTMNSKKPPEGWNKVETFLNEMNQKMRSLENEDTSKKRKNEILWPIFQINHQTARYIYELYYKRKEISRELYDYLVREKYVDGALISKWRKQGYENLCCLKCIQVSDSNFNNACICRVPKSNIGNKIIQCVNCGCRGCASGDR, from the exons ATGCCACATATTAGAACCATGAACTCAAAAAAACCACCTGAAGGGTGGAATAAAGTtgaaacatttttaaatgaaatgaaccaaaaaatgagaagtttagaaaatgaagatacatcaaaaaaaagaaaaaatgaaatattatggccaatatttcaaataaatcatCAAACTGCTcgttatatttatgaattaTACTATAAGAGAAAAGAAATATCAa GAGAGTTATACGATTATTTGGTTCGAGAAAAGTATGTTGATGGTGCTCTTATATCAAAATGGAGAAAACAGGGTTACGAAAATTTATGTTGTCTAAAATGCATACAAGTATCTGACagtaattttaataatgcATGCATTTGTAGAGTCCCAAAAAGCAATATAGGCAATAAG ATTATCCAATGCGTTAATTGCGGATGCAGAGGTTGTGCAAGTGGAGATAgatga
- a CDS encoding zinc finger protein, putative, with amino-acid sequence MHNKNKYKMECVLYDNRNSRDTLCNGELLNDNIESYSSHEPNNNNNNCNESNNSNNGKCKTIYKEVASNEPSENSEVKINSKLHENNKLSLGINCINDNVVDNFKTIQDYSANNGKNNKNMHSKKLPKNKAEYNYFYEEGINNKGSNLNDSLSKKYSNSNVMPENIEKLSKSIFNNNDTSFIVTTEKRSFSNYENKRKKRFNNHEKKSHTFIGKQKDNHNYNDITQIYSYKNDNAKTPEYFCISNNIDIRNNCKNGNINAKNSSIPYNYDLDNNNEKDMNNDGIIDRNDNEKIKKNDNNIDNKRSRFMGKSKSLNRNNIYDDKEGIKSFEMSTLDDDAEKNDYTNASIKMDFSNNSKLKEKKVDTYGSMPNREANYDFKSALNFQFCKTKMCPYMNTKEKCKRFSNNMCPYAHDQNELKPIPNLYKTAMCRNFMKNMCFKSKKECKFAHHVEELRSTDEFYKTTLCKFFLNGYCKADKNCRHAHGQNELKCRSTNNVLLENTKTNIKHSNTNNYSSGSNNTNSNNTNDPDYDIKRCKYSNNKNSVNVLKSSDDYFSQNDNKGNTLANEEDNALELCNNETNNENMKKKHFYNTSRKFMSISTKDTYCFTSNGLSKNYLSFENDDDESIKTNYDSNFDKNAEKNKFKNNGNSSSFLKYEEYNSECSFKTPENNNCDGVSNKEIRGTINKSVKENIEVNNNERNANKLEYQYEMKNCNNIVNIAKGEMENNIDKEAKKNEFDELNKVKSNNKSVSYLALEKTNNNNNNIILNENLLCPKENDNMCNLHNGHIGENTLGHDAQKSSNEYSIHGKNEKNKHSRKLLNRYENNNKDILTNSYGNENIKFNDNTHMDAQKNSNNNGAYIKSRSSTISNENNNNNYCGIPGDKILGKNCEYEDSYGNKNMNTHNYEINKKNTHEYKKSCNKIKRNFNNSGNYSNCYENNFNNNMENTTNDCYSNTYINKSHSKNTNNDHIIYPNQRYINNNKIGNRNSSNVNSKCSNNYCYNNDDISTFVGNAIENIIPANNYEHSKAENGRITNNIGRNNNYYDSYNSHDGNTNRYMHNNKLNYINGKQNNHYDLYRGNTTNGNYINNNNYNSYEHPLSISNNMIKSSKNYKGKKNIYINNDNNTHHEMFNSNFNNNKYYNNTYDGYNNNGYNDYQNKKNKKNDNNRNNNDKKNNKTQNNNINNMYLENSAKSRVNNYSNNEFTSNGNTHNIDSCNISNGEFLIEKYNNDECNNEYINDHINVKSNGDKLLENNVSTYDYDDRQINIGNLHKREKGNSYNNRINPIMKNSMGNNSYKNGDNQYFSNIINGNNRTNSKINKHIMHMSNNDSESSKSHSDAHYKNSRENDISTIINNTDISSYNTNINNKKVIENDNVLYKKPKSHSNNLKIGINENGEELLFTNELKKKKKKKGNKNEIYSNTSDVFYNKEKENMKNDSKVELNENEEQSDSSSANYKKKSKIYSGNSINSVNLYDKYNVARSKNVKNRNKSTFISTHDSVHNINDNNNNETLNVMTYLVTPLKDSNTEKGKQDTRNYLYSNTEKNTEDDILEKPVTDNNINLQYNKYDRCLTNGELKTCVSCCQYIKNVDNSDFILIDESCLKCGQLIKKSLCQTIIELLKPQVQYIFSDANFYVQNYQD; translated from the coding sequence atgcataataaaaataaatataaaatggaGTGTGTTCTATATGATAATAGAAATTCAAGAGATACGTTATGTAATGGGGAATTActaaatgataatatagaaTCGTATAGTTCTCATGAAccaaataacaataataataattgtaatgagagtaataatagtaataatggAAAGTGtaaaactatatataaagaagtTGCTAGCAATGAACCAAGTGAAAACAGTGaagttaaaataaatagcaAATTACATGAAAACAACAAATTATCCCTAGGAATTAATTGTATTAACGATAATGTTGTTGACAATTTTAAAACGATTCAAGATTATTCAGCTAATAATGGGAAAAAcaacaaaaatatgcattcaaaaaaattgcCAAAAAATAAGGctgaatataattatttctaCGAAGAAGGTATTAATAATAAGGGTTctaatttaaatgattcacttagtaaaaaatattccaaTTCAAATGTTATGCCagaaaatattgaaaaattgTCTAAAAGCATATTTAATAACAATGATACATCTTTTATTGTTACAACTGAAAAGAGGAGTTTTAgtaattatgaaaataagaGAAAAAAACGATTTAATAATcacgaaaaaaaatcgCACACATTTATTGGTAAACAAAAAGACaatcataattataatgatatCACCCAAATTTATTCGTACAAAAATGACAATGCCAAAACACCCGAATATTTCTGCATAAGTAATAACATAGATATTAGGAATAATTGTAAAAACGGAAACATTAATGCAAAAAATAGTAGCATTCCTTATAATTATGATTTAGACAATAATAACGAGAAGGATATGAATAACGATGGCATCATAGATAGGAATGACAAtgagaaaataaaaaaaaacgacaATAACATCGATAATAAAAGAAGCAGATTTATGGGAAAAAGTAAATCTTTAAACcgaaataatatttacgATGATAAAGAGGGGATAAAGTCATTCGAAATGAGTACACTTGATGATGATgcagaaaaaaatgattatacAAATGCGTCGATAAAAATGGATTTTAgtaataattcaaaattgaaagaaaaaaaagttgaTACATATGGTAGTATGCCCAATAGGGAAGCGAATTATGATTTTAAAAGCgcattaaattttcaattttgtaaaacaaaaatgtgtccatatatgaatacaaaagaaaaatgtaaaagattttctaataatatGTGCCCTTATGCACATGATCAAAACGAATTAAAACCAATTcctaatttatataaaactgCAATGTGCCggaattttatgaaaaatatgtgtTTCAAATCCAAGAAAGAATGCAAATTTGCACATCATGTTGAAGAACTAAGATCGACTGATGAATTTTACAAAACAACattatgtaaatttttCCTTAATGGGTATTGCAAGGCGGACAAAAATTGCAGGCATGCACATGGTCAGAATGAGTTAAAATGTAGGTCTACAAATAATGTACTATTAGAAAACAcgaaaacaaatattaagCATTCTAATACTAATAATTATAGTAGTGGTAGCAACAATACCAACAGTAATAATACCAATGACCCTGATTATGACATTAAGAGATGCAAATATtccaataataaaaattcagtgaatgttttaaaatcatctgatgattatttttctcaaaatgataataaggGAAACACATTAGCAAATGAGGAAGATAATGCTCTAGAATTATGTAATaatgaaacaaataatgaaaatatgaaaaaaaaacatttttataatacatCACGCAAATTTATGTCGATTAGTACAAAGGATACATATTGCTTTACATCAAATGGgttatcaaaaaattatttatcttttgaaaatgatgatgatgaaagcataaaaacaaattatgattcaaattttgataaaaatgctgaaaaaaataaatttaaaaataatggaaatTCTAGtagttttttaaaatatgaagaGTACAATTCAGAATGTTCATTCAAAACAcctgaaaataataattgtgATGGAGTAAGCAATAAAGAAATTAGAGGTACTATAAATAAATCTGTAAAGGAGAATATAGAAGTAAATAACAATGAAAGAAATGCTAACAAACTAGAATATCAAtatgaaatgaaaaattgcaataatattgtaaatataGCAAAGGGagaaatggaaaataacATTGATAAagaagcaaaaaaaaatgaatttgaCGAATTGAATAAAGTAAAAagcaataataaaagtgtATCATATTTAGCattagaaaaaacaaacaataataataacaatataatattaaatgaaaatttgcTGTGCCCAAAAGAGAATGATAATATGTGCAATTTGCATAATGGTCATATAGGAGAAAATACGCTGGGCCATGACGCTCAAAAAAGTTCGAATGAATATAGTATTCATGgaaaaaatgagaaaaataaacatagCAGGAAATTATTAAACCGTTAtgagaataataataaggaTATACTAACAAATTCCTAtggaaatgaaaatataaaatttaatgacAATACTCATATGGATGCgcaaaaaaattcaaataataatggtgcatatataaaaagtcGATCGTCTACTATatcaaatgaaaataataataataattactGTGGCATACCCGGGGATAAAATTCTTGGAAAAAATTGCGAATATGAAGATAGTTAcggaaataaaaatatgaatacacataattatgaaataaataaaaaaaatacacatgaatataaaaaatcatgcaataaaattaaaagaaatttcAATAACAGCGGTAATTATAGTAATTGCTACGAAAACAATTTCAATAACAATATGGAAAATACAACTAATGATTGTTATagtaatacatatataaataaatcacATAGTAAAAATACCAATAATgatcatataatatatccAAACCAAAGGTACatcaataataataaaattggaaATAGAAATAGTAGCAATGTCAATAGTAAATGTAGTAATAATTATTGCTATAATAACGATGATATAAGTACTTTTGTGGGGAATGcaatagaaaatattatacctGCTAATAATTATGAGCATAGTAAAGCAGAAAATGGAAGAATCACTAATAATATCGGtcgaaataataattattatgacTCTTATAATAGCCACGATGGTAATACAAATagatatatgcataataacaaactaaattatataaatggaaaacaaaataatcatTATGATTTATACCGAGGCAATACAACTAATGGGAACTAcattaacaataataattacaATTCGTATGAACATCCTTTGTCTATATCgaataatatgataaaatcgagtaaaaattataaggggaaaaaaaatatttacattaaTAACGATAATAATACCCATCACGAAATGTTTAATAgcaattttaataataataaatattataataatacttaTGATGGCTATAATAACAATGGTTATAAtgattatcaaaataagAAGAATAAAAAGAACGATAATAAtcgtaataataatgataagaaaaacaacaaaactcaaaataataatattaataatatgtacCTAGAAAATAGCGCAAAATCGAGAGTTAATAACTATAGTAATAATGAATTTACCTCAAATGGAAATACGCATAATATAGATAGTTGCAATATATCAAATGGTGAGTTTTTAATTGAGAAATACAATAACGATGAATGCAATAATGAATACATTAATGATCATATTAATGTAAAGAGTAATGGTGATAAACTTTTGGAAAATAATGTTTCTACATATGATTATGACGATAGACAAATTAATATTGGAAATTTGCATAAAAGGGAAAAAGGGAATTCTTATAATAACAGAATAAATCctataatgaaaaatagtATGGGTAATAatagttataaaaatggggataatcaatattttagtaatattattaatggTAATAATAGGACTAATAGCAAAATTAACAAACATATCATGCATATGAGTAATAATGACAGTGAAAGTAGTAAGAGTCATAGTGATGctcattataaaaattcaagAGAGAATGATATTAGTACTATAATAAACAATACTGATATTTCAtcatataatacaaatataaataacaaaaaggttatagaaaatgataacGTATTGTATAAGAAACCCAAATCTCAttctaataatttaaaaattggaattaatgaaaatgggGAGGAATTGTTATTCacaaatgaattaaaaaaaaaaaaaaaaaaaaaaggtaataaaaatgaaatatattcaaatacGAGTGatgtattttataataaagaaaaggaaaatatgaaaaatgatAGTAAAGTTGAACTgaatgaaaatgaagaacAAAGTGATAGCAGCAGtgcaaattataaaaaaaaaagtaagaTATATTCTGGAAATTCAATAAACAGTGTGaatttatatgataaatataatgttgCTAGAAgtaaaaatgtgaaaaacCGAAATAAAAGCACTTTTATTAGTACACATGACAGTGTCcacaatataaatgataataataacaatgaaACACTCAATGTAATGACATATCTTGTAACTCCTTTGAAAGATTCCAATACCGAGAAAGGGAAACAGGATACTcgtaattatttatatagtaATACAGAGAAAAATACAGAAGATgatattttagaaaaacCTGTAacagataataatataaatttacaatataataaatatgatagaTGTTTAACAAATGGAGAGCTTAAAACATGCGTTTCATGCTgtcaatatataaaaaatgtagataattctgattttattttaatcgATGAATCATGTTTAAAATGTGGACaacttattaaaaaatcacTATGCCAAACAATAATTGAATTACTAAAGCCACAAGtgcaatatatattttcagatgctaatttttatgttcaAAATTATCAAGATTAA
- a CDS encoding 50S ribosomal protein L17, apicoplast, putative — protein sequence MKTCILLFFLCKNILAYVLNRNAPINFTINKNTVRNIINKRDSLLLAHTNKNFRKLGRDRSQRRALLRALTTSVLRHGKIITTEAKAKEARRKVDRIITYAKKHFNNKQYSYRLIANYIYDRELALNVVKQAPIKYKERNGGYTKIKLLPKSRKGDAARMASLELV from the exons CctgtatattattatttttcctaTGCAAGAACATATTGGCATATGTGTTAAATAGAAATGCTCCAATAAATTttacaataaataaaaatacagtaagaaatatcataaataaaagagaTAGCCTATTATTAGCACATACGAACAAAAATTTTAGGAAATTAGGAAGGGATAGATCACAAAGGAGAGCCTTACTTAGAGCATTAACAACTAGT GTTTTGCGACACGgcaaaattattacaacCGAAGCAAAAGCTAAAGAAGCTCGAAGGAAGGTAGATAGAATAATAACATATGCTAAAAAACACTTTAATAACAAGCAATACAGTTATCGACTAATAGCTAACTACATTTATGATAGAGAATTAGCCCTCAATGTTGTTAAGCAA gcgcccattaaatataaagaaagaAATGGAGGAtacacaaaaataaaacttttACCGAAAAGTAGAAAAGGAGATGCAGCAAGGATGGCAAGCTTAGAACTTGtgtaa
- a CDS encoding inner membrane complex protein, putative: MEKFHIHKNFEMDNTVSLVFGIILTVIGSIFMAIANSLMKLGLSDSKKKKSMLTNYSCDTKWYVGFIVYCFGSFLHIIALGFAPASTLAPVNSFGLIANAIVANIYLNEKLGKLEMTSTLGIFFGISICACASFLCDSKINVDFNPVDIIDSWKNPWYIFYIFVAIFLSFFTLIYLNHEENKIITENEEIYTTKRYVELNLYDEKNGSNEEDKNNMNSPISTKSLNETENIYPKSIGLAYGFLAGLIGSQCVLEIKEIVAFLHIGITNKHIYKTPLPHLCFIFLVISIYLQIHFLNLGLTRGDATLVVPTYYVFWTFFGTLGGFVKFNEFENFNFNSILLFVIGFTITVLFISILAVQEIAFLRKYVDKEVPDIALDNLDVNAQVLQNKKLSKQVILNMGLFPMSLLGTTVGRKKFRPLYERFRRTRSILSDTHIGDHHCEYSIDNNIYNAYTLPYDIYNTNKDSFFPNKKACKSLGNSVENTYVF, from the coding sequence atggagaaATTTCACATACacaaaaattttgaaatgGATAATACGGTGAGCTTAGTATTTGGGATAATTTTGACCGTAATTGGATCAATATTTATGGCAATTGCAAATTCTTTGATGAAATTAGGATTAAGTGACTctaaaaagaagaaaagtATGCTTACAAATTATTCTTGTGATACGAAGTGGTATGTTGgttttattgtttattGTTTTGGATCATTTCTACATATAATAGCACTTGGGTTTGCACCTGCAAGTACATTAGCCCCAGTTAATTCATTTGGTCTAATTGCAAATGCTATTGTagcaaatatatatttaaatgaaaaattaggAAAACTTGAGATGACATCAACATTAGGGATATTTTTTGGAATTAGTATTTGTGCATGTGCTTCTTTTTTATGTGAcagtaaaataaatgtagaTTTTAATCCTGTTGATATAATTGATAGTTGGAAAAATCCatggtatattttttatatttttgttgcgatatttttatccttttttacattaatttatttaaatcatgaagaaaataaaataattacagaaaatgaagaaatttATACTACAAAAAGATACGTAGAGTTAAATTTgtatgatgaaaaaaatggatcAAATGAAGaagacaaaaataatatgaattcCCCTATCAGCACTAAAAGTTTAAATGAAactgaaaatatatacccTAAATCAATTGGACTAGCTTATGGTTTCTTAGCTGGGCTAATTGGTTCACAATGTGTTTTGgaaattaaagaaattgTTGCATTTTTACATATCGGGATAActaataaacatatatataaaaccCCATTACCacatttatgttttatatttttagtaatatcaatttatttacaaattcattttttaaatctaGGATTAACAAGAGGAGACGCAACTCTTGTAGTACCAActtattatgtattttgGACATTTTTTGGAACATTAGGGGGGTTtgtaaaatttaatgaatttgaaaattttaattttaattccattcttttatttgtaattGGTTTCACAATAACAgtgttatttatatctattCTAGCTGTACAAGAAATAGCCTTTTTACGAAAATATGTTGATAAAGAAGTCCCAGATATCGCTTTAGACAATTTAGATGTCAATGCTCAAGTGttgcaaaataaaaaattatcaaagcaagttattttgaatatgGGATTATTTCCTATGTCATTGTTAGGAACAACAGTaggaagaaaaaaattccGTCCATTATACGAAAGATTTAGAAGAACTAGAAGTATTTTGTCTGATACTCATATAGGAGATCATCATTGTGAATATTCAATTgataataacatatataatgctTATACATTACcttatgatatatataataccaATAAGgattcattttttccaaataaaaaagcaTGTAAATCTTTGGGAAATAGTGTTGAAAACACCTACGTTTTTTAA